AGCCAGGCATTCTGTCCAGAGTCCACATCAACAGCCACCACTTTGGTGACCAGATAGCCCACATCTGCTGAACGAGGCACCATTTCAGCCACCAGAGAACCACCAGTCTGGACTGGATACAGAACCTGAGGGGCGTTGTCGTTCTGGTCCTGGATCAGTATTTTCACACTCACATTACTACTAAGGGGAGGAGAGCCTCCATCTTGAGCTTTAACACAAAACTGAAAGTCTCTAATCTGCTCGTAGTCAAAAGAGCGGACTGCATGAATAACTCCACTGTCAGCACTAACAGACACATAAGAGGAGACGGGCACACCGTTAATAGAGGAGTCTTCCAGTATGTAAGACACGCGGGCATTTTGGTTCCAGTCCGCATCAATGGCTTTAATCATCAATACTGAAGTACCCGACGGGTTGTTTTCTACAACATTTGCCTCATATGAGGTGTTCTCAAACAGGGGCTGGTTATCATTCACGTCTGTAATCTGAAGTGCGAGAGTGATACTGCTGGAGAGCGAGGGAACGCCCTTATCCGAACACGTCATACTCACGTTATAATAAGAGGCGACCTCCCGGTCCAACGCAACGTCCGTAACTAGACTATAAAACCCATTTAATGTAGACTGTATTTTAAACGGGATGCTACTGATCATACTGCACTCAACCTCACCATTCTCTGCAGAATCCGGATCACTGACGCTCAGCATGGCGATCACCGTGTCTGGAGGAGAGTCCTCTATTATATTGTCGGATTTAGAGAGAACGTTTATCAGAGGTCTGTTGTCGTTCACGTCGATGACGTCAACTATGATCTTGCTGGAATCGGATAGACCGCCTTTGTCTATTGCTTCTATATCTACCTGATAGTGTTTATTCTTCTCGTAGTCTATGTTACCGACTAGAGTAACCTCCCCGCTTGTTTGATCAATCTTGAATAATTCAGAAAAGCGACGCTTGCTATTGGTTATTGCAAATGATATTTCTCCGTTAGAGCCTTTGTCTTTGTCAGATGCGCTCACTGTCATTACACTTGTTCCTTTCGGAGAATTCTCCGTTAAGGTCGCCTTGTACACCGGCTTTGTAAAATGTGGAGAATTATCATTTGCGTCTAACACAGTGACGTGTATCTGCATTGTCCCTGACATTTGTGGATCTCCTCCGTCGAAGGCAGACAACAGCAGCGAAATCTGCTCGCTATTCTCCCGATCTAATGGCTTCTGTAAAATCATTTCTACCTTTTTACTTCCATCGATTTGTTTTTCTAATTTCAATACGAAATTATCTGTCGGAGTAATAGAGTAACTTTGAAGGCCATTTGAACCAATATCCAAATCAATTGCTTCCACTAAAACGAATTTAGATCCAACGACTGCAGACTCACTGATTTCAAAACGTTTCTCATTTGATGCAAAGCTGGGAGTGTTGTCGTTTATGTCTATGATTTCCACAGCTATACGAAACAATTCCATCGGATTTTCTAATATCAGTTGAAAATGTAATGCGCACGGCGTCGTCTCGCCACAGAGCGCCTCTCGGTCTATTCTGTCTCTGATGACGAGCGCTCCTCTTTCTTTATTCAGCTCAATGTACGCTAAGCCATCCGTAGAATGAATGCGTGCTTTCCCGAATACCAGCCTTTTTAATTCCAACCCTATATCTTGAGCTACATTTCCAACCAGAGAGCCTACTTTCATTTCCTCAGGAATAGAGTAACTGACTTGCCCGGCCGCAGTACCGAATGAAAGCAACGCGATGAAGAACAGTAGGCCCACTTGCCCTTGCGTTGTTTTATCTGACTGTTCTTTCAGATCCATTTGAACAATAATGTACTCCAAATGGTAAAGGTCCCAAAGTGGAAGTCAGAAGAGCGACTTCAAGAAGAAACGAAATTACATCCAATTCGTCGAAGTATTGTCTGCAGATCTCAATGCGATGCTTCGTATTTTATAATATTACAAGAGGGGAGTTACCGTAACTGGTCTTCATAGAACCGGCCACACACTGGCCAATAGCGGCCCTTTCTGTTCAATACGTAGAACTACAACATCCAagcaataaaaaatattgttttgtttctgcAAAATAGTAAGCCTATATCGGAAAACATTTAACACTGGTTTTAAATGGGTTTAAAAAAAGGATATGAAACACAGATTATATAAATAAGGAGGAGAGCCAATGAGTAATTGGCTTTGAacaagcgacacacacacagttactaAATAATGATACAACCTAAAGAatatctttttgttttgtgtaaaGAAGGGAACAAAAACAGTGGTACGAAAAGGCACTTGAATGCCATATTTGAGTTTAAAGCTAACAATTATTTGAACA
The window above is part of the Gadus macrocephalus chromosome 10, ASM3116895v1 genome. Proteins encoded here:
- the LOC132465788 gene encoding protocadherin gamma-A6-like translates to MDLKEQSDKTTQGQVGLLFFIALLSFGTAAGQVSYSIPEEMKVGSLVGNVAQDIGLELKRLVFGKARIHSTDGLAYIELNKERGALVIRDRIDREALCGETTPCALHFQLILENPMELFRIAVEIIDINDNTPSFASNEKRFEISESAVVGSKFVLVEAIDLDIGSNGLQSYSITPTDNFVLKLEKQIDGSKKVEMILQKPLDRENSEQISLLLSAFDGGDPQMSGTMQIHVTVLDANDNSPHFTKPVYKATLTENSPKGTSVMTVSASDKDKGSNGEISFAITNSKRRFSELFKIDQTSGEVTLVGNIDYEKNKHYQVDIEAIDKGGLSDSSKIIVDVIDVNDNRPLINVLSKSDNIIEDSPPDTVIAMLSVSDPDSAENGEVECSMISSIPFKIQSTLNGFYSLVTDVALDREVASYYNVSMTCSDKGVPSLSSSITLALQITDVNDNQPLFENTSYEANVVENNPSGTSVLMIKAIDADWNQNARVSYILEDSSINGVPVSSYVSVSADSGVIHAVRSFDYEQIRDFQFCVKAQDGGSPPLSSNVSVKILIQDQNDNAPQVLYPVQTGGSLVAEMVPRSADVGYLVTKVVAVDVDSGQNAWLSYKLQKATDRALFEVGLQNGEIRTIRQVTDKDAVKQRLTVIVEDNGQPARSATVIVNVAVADSFPEVLSEFTDFTHDKEYNDNLTFYLVLALAVVSFLFITCLVVIISVKIYRWRQSRILYHSSLPVIPYYPPRYSDTLGTGTLQHVYNYEVCRTTDSRKSDCKVGNAGSQNVLIMDPSSTGTMQRIQSEKSILDEPDSPLEVRNH